A window of the Leishmania mexicana MHOM/GT/2001/U1103 complete genome, chromosome 29 genome harbors these coding sequences:
- a CDS encoding putative phosphatase 2C: protein MGLMLPKPILSKVVDRAGNSFVNAACASQNGFRNSMEDAHMLVATDDADVAYFGIFDGHSNAECSAYVAKELPQRLKKLPESITAEMLEKVCIEVDEAYMKANAEGGSTGTFCLIRKDLTVTIANVGDSRILICRGGKMIFATEDHKPYIPEETERIVACGGSVVSNRVDGDLAVSRAFGDASFKVRGAKDYRMQKVIAVPDVTVLQCEPNDFVILACDGVFEGNFSNEDVCQFVWEQQQNCWDDLAVVACRVCDEAIRCGSKDNISCLVVQLAEGASKVKSFGATSFVPGPPFPRNQQPCRVAYAQMAELGHTTTAAALQTRYQLLQAFSKNKLNSQPPVMRTAFEMSDEVDVETEWSFFGKGPAPGNEKNFFEALANTGNSS, encoded by the coding sequence ATGGGCCTTATGCTACCAAAGCCGATCCTTAGCAAGGTCGTGGATCGGGCAGGAAACTCTTTCGTAAacgccgcctgcgcctcgcaGAACGGCTTTCGCAACTCCATGGAGGATGCGCACATGCTAGTTGccaccgacgacgccgacgtgGCGTACTTTGGCATCTTCGATGGACATAGTAACGCTGAGTGTAGCGCCTACGTAGCGAAGGAGCTGCCACAGCGACTGAAGAAGCTGCCAGAGTCGATCACGGCGGAGATGTTAGAGAAGGTATGCATAGAGGTGGATGAGGCCTACATGAAGGCCAACGCCGAAGGCGGCTCCACCGGCACCTTTTGCCTCATCCGCAAGGACCTCACAGTGACCATCGCCAACGTCGGCGACTCCCGTATCCTcatctgccgcggcggcaagaTGATTTTCGCCACTGAGGACCACAAGCCGTACATTccggaggagacggagcgcATTGTTgcctgcggcggcagtgtAGTCAGCAACCGCGTCGACGGAGACCTTGCTGTATCGCGCGCCTTCGGTGATGCGTCCTTCAAGGTAAGGGGGGCGAAGGACTACCGGATGCAGAAGGTGATTGCCGTGCCAGAcgtgacggtgctgcagtgcgAGCCGAACGACTTTGTCATCCTCGCCTGTGACGGCGTCTTCGAGGGCAACTTCTCCAACGAGGACGTTTGCCAGTTTGTgtgggagcagcagcagaactGCTGGGACGACTTGGCGGTTGTGGCGTGCCGCGTTTGTGATGAGGCGATCCGGTGCGGCAGCAAGGACAACATCTCCTGCTTAGTGGTGCAGCTGGCCGAGGGCGCCTCCAAGGTAAAGTCGTTCGGCGCCACATCCTTCGTCCCGGGGCCGCCCTTTCCGCGCAACCAGCAGCCCTGCCGCGTCGCCTACGCGCAGATGGCGGAGCTCGGCCACacaacgacggcggcagctctgCAGACGCGCTACCAACTTTTGCAGGCATTCTCCAAGAACAAGTTAAATTCGCAGCCGCCGGTGATGCGAACTGCCTTTGAGATGAGCGACGAGGTGGACGTGGAGACGGAATGGTCCTTCTTTGGCAAGGGTCCCGCGCCAGGAAACGAGAAGAACTTCTTTGAGGCGCTCGCCAACACGGGCAACAGCTCGTAG
- a CDS encoding WD-40 repeat protein encodes MDRGYPRRREGGASFGGGGFGGGGGFSGGPPAGGPGGPGGPGGPGGPRRRFRSDFDPEEYAPRRKLHGQRPVDFYSPAIRHVLTRLVPRSTPYGYHVAPHEYYTKDLVTASVTNYNASTALCTQWVNTSYHPDSKGGRIRTPLYALQWSPSGRRLLCSTGRGEFLLFNGQSFGVEVKTVAHEDNRPCRAIAWGRRHDLILSGDDAGKLKMWMSNFVFMSEVDTSHRAVREISWAPLELKFCTAGQDGSAKVWDTNTVGAHTATAGASDGNKAVLEEVKLEGHGGDVTTAHWHPYRALIATGSQDTQCRLWDPRTASRGSIAALHGHSQALTCVRWHPDGRTLLSASKDGTVKLWDIRKTQPEVKRFTGHTDAVDKVDWHPTVSDLFASTGADGSVMYWMVAEGDGTMTHGVEEVVHDAAMIEAAHEKFRDKPNPVHCVAWSPLGNILASSGHEVKYWTRNKPGALEEKERGVESDILDEQGHVMV; translated from the coding sequence ATGGATCGCGGCTACCCACGGCGGCGCGAGGGTGGCGCcagcttcggcggcggcgggtttggcggtggtggtggattCAGTGGCGGCCCCCCGGCTGGCGGACCTGGTGGACCTGGCGGACCTGGCGGACCAGGTGGCCCACGGCGGCGCTTTCGTAGCGATTTTGACCCCGAGGAAtatgcgccgcgccgcaaACTGCACGGCCAGCGACCAGTGGACTTCTACTCGCCTGCCATCCGGCACGTCCTCACCCGTCtggtgccgcgcagcacaccgTACGGCTACCACGTTGCACCGCACGAGTATTACACAAAGGACCTTGTCACGGCGAGTGTGACCAACTACAATGCGAGTACGGCGCTGTGCACGCAGTGGGTGAACACCTCGTACCACCCGGATAGCAAAGGCGGCCGGATCCGCACGCCACTCTACGCCTTGCAGTGGTCGCCGAGTGGACGCCGTCTGCTGTGCTCCACCGGACGCGGCGAGTTCCTGCTGTTCAACGGCCAATCCTTCGGTGTGGAGGTGAAGACGGTGGCTCACGAGGACAACCGCCCGTGCCGCGCCATCGCGTGGGGCCGTCGCCACGACCTCATCCtcagcggcgatgacgcCGGCAAGCTCAAGATGTGGATGTCCAACTTTGTGTTCATGTCAGAGGTCGACACGAGCCACCGCGCCGTGCGCGAGATCTCGTGGGCGCCTCTGGAGCTAAAGTTCTGCACAGCTGGCCAGGATGGGTCGGCGAAGGTGTGGGACACGAACACGGTTGGTGCGCacactgccactgccggcGCAAGCGATGGTAATAAggccgtgctggaggaggtgaagctTGAGGGCCACGGCGGTGATGTGACGACGGCGCACTGGCACCCTTATCGCGCTCTCATCGCCACCGGCAGTCAGGACACGCAGTGCCGACTGTGGGACCCCCGCACAGCCTCTCGCGGCAGCATCGCGGCCTTGCACGGCCACAGCCAGGCGCTgacgtgcgtgcggtggCACCCGGATGGACGGACGCTGCTGAGCGCGTCGAAGGATGGGACAGTGAAGTTGTGGGACATACGAAAGACGCAGCCTGAGGTGAAGCGTTTCACCGGGCACACGGACGCTGTAGATAAGGTTGACTGGCACCCGACGGTATCGGACCTGTTTGCGAGCACAGGCGCAGACGGAAGTGTGATGTACTGGATGGTAGCCGAGGGAGACGGCACCATGACCCacggcgtggaggaggtcgtCCACGACGCGGCGATGATCGAGGCGGCGCATGAGAAGTTCCGCGACAAGCCAAACCCGGTACACTGTGTCGCCTGGTCTCCGCTGGGCAACATCCTCGCGTCTAGCGGCCACGAGGTCAAGTACTGGACGCGGAACAAGCCAggcgcgctggaggagaaggaaCGCGGCGTCGAGAGCGACATCCTGGACGAGCAAGGCCACGTGATGGTGTGA
- a CDS encoding putative kinesin, with product MSRIQKSSKSAPKTISVYCRVRPPVPQEKGHNFNNIVYDDADNRTITVTRKSGSKSFEKRYFFNRVFRPTVTQKDVYETFAKNAVDAAFDGQHGVLFVYGQTGSGKTFTISNDDPKNEGVLQQSMREIWDRIAKDPGNDYSCSVSYVQLYNEILTDLLDDSKGKVRIQMGLEGRGDIVMVSDATGLPVEREVKDYKGTMAFFKAGLTRKEMASTSMNNTSSRSHTIFTLNVCKAQRVGTVTVGAETEGPTIALEGRLVLCDLAGSERVSKTHAEGKTLDEATHINRSLLTLGKVVTALTDNAQHAPFRESKLTRILQYSLLGNGNTSIIVNISPSDENTEESLSTLFFGQRASQIKQDAKRHEVLDYKALYLQLMADIDNKNDKTLEEALEEERGVYEDRISSLNEEMKLLNNENAMLRNENKQLRQYVPADRLKLIDETPSSGVPGVNGGSISGGWAKANQELRELIQQRDEKMKVISNERVRLALVVAEEKRKCFQLAQKLRSFAMRYKVEREQLTQRQEELTTELASLKGTDYLSAVGTFEPTVSPASPGSPKFARDGEDFNDAESAQAQLRALWAERTELMLYQAKAANAIRMLVKEREAAQRKAA from the coding sequence ATGTCACGCATACAGAAAAGCAGCAAGTCGGCGCCGAAGACCATTTCGGTGTACTGCCGCGTGCGGCCGCCTGTGCCGCAGGAGAAAGGGCACAACTTCAACAACATCGTCTACGATGATGCCGACAACCGCACCATCACCGTGACCCGCAAGTCAGGCTCGAAATCGTTTGAAAAGAGGTACTTCTTCAACCGCGTCTTCAGGCCCACTGTGACGCAGAAAGATGTGTACGAGACCTTCGCCAAGAATGCCGTCGACGCAGCCTTCGATGGTCAGCACGGCGTCCTCTTCGTGTACGGCCAGACCGGCTCTGGCAAGACCTTCACGATCAGCAACGATGATCCGAAGAACGAGGGTGTGTTGCAGCAGTCTATGAGGGAGATTTGGGACAGGATCGCCAAAGACCCGGGCAATGACTATTCGTGCAGCGTCAGCTACGTGCAGCTCTACAACGAAATTCTCACCGACTTGTTGGATGACAGTAAGGGTAAGGTCCGCATCCAGATGGGGTTGGAGGGCCGTGGAGACATCGTGATGGTGTCCGACGCCACCGGGCTGCCAGTCGAGCGGGAGGTAAAGGACTACAAGGGCACCATGGCCTTCTTCAAAGCGGGCTTGACGCGGAAGGAGATGGCGAGCACGTCCATGAACAACACAAGCTCTCGCTCCCACACCATCTTTACGCTTAACGTCTGCAAGGCCCAGAGGGTCGGCACTGTGACCGTCGGTGCTGAAACGGAGGGCCCCACAATTGCACTGGAGGGCCGCCTGGTGCTGTGCGACCTTGCCGGGAGCGAGCGTGTGAGCAAGACACATGCGGAGGGCAAGACGCTCGACGAAGCCACGCACATAAACCGCAGTCTCCTAACCCTTGGTAAGGTGGTGACTGCGCTGACCGACAACGCCCAGCACGCTCCCTTCCGTGAGTCGAAACTGACCCGCATTCTCCAGTACTCGCTGCTGGGTAACGGCAACACCTCCATCATCGTCAACATCAGCCCTTCCGATGAAAACACGGAGGAGAGCTTGAGCACCCTCTTTTTTGGGCAGCGCGCCAGCCAAATCAAGCAGGATGCGAAGAGACACGAGGTGCTCGATTACAAGGCGCTGTACCTGCAGCTCATGGCGGACATAGACAACAAGAACGACAAGACGCTGGAGGaagcgctggaggaggagcgtggcGTCTACGAGGACCGCATTTCTTCCCTCAACGAGGAGATGAAGTTGCTGAACAACGAGAACGCGATGCTGCGCAACGAGAAcaagcagctgcggcagtaCGTGCCGGCTGATCGACTGAAACTGATTGATGAGACACCATCCAGCGGAGTGCCTGGCGTCAATGGTGGATCTATCAGCGGAGGTTGGGCCAAGGCCAACCAGGAGCTGCGGGAGCTGATTCAGCAACGCGATGAAAAGATGAAAGTCATCAGTAATGAGCGGGTGCGCCTCGCGCTTGTGGTGGCTGAAGAGAAGCGCAAGTGCTTCCAGCTCGCACAGAAGTTGCGCTCATTCGCCATGCGGTACAAGGTGGAGCGCGAGCAGTTGACCCAGCGCCAGGAGGAGCTGACCACCGAGCTGGCGTCCCTTAAGGGCACCGATTACCTCAGTGCCGTCGGCACCTTTGAACCCACGGTGAGCCCAGCCAGCCCAGGCAGCCCGAAGTTTGCTCGTGATGGCGAAGATTTCAACGACGCTGAAAGCGCTCaggcgcagctccgcgcgtTGTGGGCGGAGCGCACGGAGCTCATGTTGTACCAGGCAAAGGCGGCCAATGCGATCCGCATGCTCGTGAAGGAACGTGAagctgcgcagcgcaaggcggcgTAG
- a CDS encoding putative mitogen-activated protein kinase, with translation MILTKVEGPNAAGNKVYVFGVNDYRLEVPECYNVQHFVGRGAYGFVCSAVDTVTNEPVAIKKVTHLFDDAVDAKRVLREVKLLAYLNHPNILSLKDLFKSPDPVDTYSELYVVTDLMESDMDAVLRSPRIRLAAGHGQYFTLQLLCALQYIHSAHVLHRDLKPGNLLTDSECNLKLGDFGLARGIGHDDTMTQYVFTRWYRPPELLLVCKHCSYSADMWAVGCLAAEMFTGKPLFPGKDYINQINLIVELLGIPDLARDLPPSTSKEAVHYLSSLPPSKGKKLEEYAPELRHRFDETTFYDSFDTELEEAIAADGATIARPKPRPPEEYYAEFVDFIFGLLRYNPVKRRTAKESIAHAWLSDVRGPQETIGGCEAERIYRWDADGTAFTIPQLRQLFIDEIEKFASTRRN, from the coding sequence ATGATACTCACGAAGGTGGAGGGCCCTAATGCGGCTGGCAACAAGGTTTACGTCTTTGGTGTGAACGACTATCGCCTTGAGGTACCAGAGTGCTACAATGTTCAACACTTTGTTGGGCGTGGCGCCTACGGCTTTGTGTGCAGCGCTGTGGACACGGTGACGAATGAGCCAGTGGCGATCAAGAAGGTGACGCACCTCTTCGACGATGCCGTCGATGCAAAGCGCGTCCTGCGAGAGGTGAAGCTGTTAGCCTATCTCAATCACCCGAACATCCTCTCCCTCAAGGACCTCTTCAAGTCACCGGACCCGGTCGACACGTACAGCGAGCTCTACGTTGTGACCGACTTGATGGAGTCGGACATGGACGCCGTCCTGCGTTCCCCACGGATCCGTCTCGCCGCCGGGCACGGACAGTACTTCACCCTTCAGTTGCTGTGCGCACTGCAATATATTCACAGTGCGCATGTGCTGCACCGAGACCTGAAGCCGGGAAACCTGCTGACAGACTCGGAGTGCAACCTTAAGCTGGGCGACTTTGGCCTCGCGCGCGGTATCGGGCATGACGACACCATGACACAGTACGTGTTCACGCGGTGGTACCGGCCACCAGagttgctgctggtgtgcaaGCACTGCAGCTACAGCGCTGACATGTGGGCTGTGGGATGCCTTGCGGCGGAGATGTTCACCGGCAAGCCGCTCTTCCCTGGCAAGGACTACATCAACCAGATCAACCTCATAGTGGAGTTATTAGGCATACCGGACCTTGCACGTGACCTACCGCCGAGCACGTCAAAGGAGGCGGTACACTACCTCTCCTCCCTGCCCCCTAGCAAGGGGAAGAAGCTCGAGGAGTACGCACCGGAGCTGCGGCATCGCTTTGACGAGACCACCTTTTACGACAGCTTCGACACGGAGTTAGAGGAGGCGATCGCTGCGGAtggcgccaccatcgcccGCCCTAAGCCACGCCCGCCGGAGGAGTACTACGCCGAGTTCGTCGACTTCATCTTTGGACTGCTTCGTTACAACCCCGTGAAGCGGCGCACGGCGAAAGAGTCCATAGCGCATGCGTGGCTGTCGGACGTGCGCGGTCCACAGGAGACCAttggcggctgcgaggcggagCGAATATACCGTTGGGATGCCGACGGCACCGCTTTCACCATCCCGCAACTTCGCCAACTGTTCATAGATGAGATCGAAAAGTTTGCGTCAACCCGGCGCAACTGA
- a CDS encoding putative KU80 protein, with translation MPKGATVLVLDITLPSAAALVEACDLCDRILTDKMIYAPSDEVAVILAGTEKSRSALYERSEQARYKHITVAAELGPATTLTLAPIAATRAGVAVLPEGATVRRSIAEAYDFIDALQVAVAVLQARTSHKQYNRCIYLFTDARHEVRHKEDLLSLIDALQRDQVALVVIGFDFQPLPAAADSQEELNESAVCDASAWAALDRKAQNERILAALCTELGPPSVLVSPAEALESLSLLRCRRIRQQPVLKVALRIGDVRLATQLFTLTQEERLPSLRRSTQDGVDVVQTIEYVALGGVDEQPCALAKEERVEAFFLGVDRIPCSETDRETMRVKGPRALEAIGFVGEAEVEPYLLMGGTRALLPLAGDHAGQRGFNALVDAMASSRKAMLVRLVRTADAAPSLCVCFARTAASSAEQRHLVLAPLPFADDVRALHFSEYPELQFSAAEEQLMDELIDGLSVDDSVLAPDDTFNPVLQQYYATLRAKLSAMNVSAEKGNAKATSSEAAVPQLLPMLRGTSTDFFAEGSEVYEAVSAHRSALASCASAFPYEDEVDALLPGSRDAGGKGKPWYQDVMTTSSLVGTQAGSPLSASQGSGGAPSTIAAAILRGARCSGEADEASAGSHATSDANSISTAPHDTISGGVCFTVTSVDPVGSFSMIVHHPTVTQAQLNKAKDDLSDVIWELLRSSIKDAIYRKCMACITALRQFCVTQDDAAYYNDFLLKLEVVARQCGRDADFWVPYVVERKDSANVWPITAQECTSAALPDDTAAKAFLQKDRFDPAIVFDDTADDDDWLTEIQ, from the coding sequence ATGCCCAAGGGTGCCActgtgctggtgctggacATCACCCTccccagcgctgcggcgctggtggaggcgtGTGACCTGTGCGACAGAATCCTCACGGACAAGATGATATACGCACCATCGGATGAAGTGGCTGTCATTCTTGCTGGCACAGAGAAGTCTCGCAGCGCTCTGTACGAGCGGTCTGAGCAGGCGCGGTACAAGCACATCACCGTGGCTGCTGAGCTCGGACCGGCAACGACACTGACCCTCGCACCCATTGCTGCTACTCGCGCAGGTGTTGCTGTGCTGCCTGAAGGCGCGACTGTGCGGCGGTCTATCGCGGAGGCGTACGACTTCATTGACGCCCTtcaggtggcggtggcggtgctgcaagCACGCACGAGCCATAAGCAATACAACCGCTGCATTTACCTCTTCACCGACGCCCGCCACGAGGTGCGGCACAAGGAGGACCTGCTCTCCCTCATCGATGCCTTACAGCGCGACCAGGTGGCGTTGGTGGTGATCGGGTTCGATTTTCAGCCGCTGCCAGCAGCCGCGGATTCACAGGAGGAGCTCAACGAATCCGCCGTGTGTGACGCTAGTGCGTGGGCTGCGCTCGATAGGAAGGCACAAAACGAGAGAATACTCGCGGCGCTGTGCACCGAGCTGGGGCCACCGAGCGTACTCGTCAGCCCCGCAGAGGCGCTGGAGAGTCTCTCGTTGCTGCGCTGTCGAAGGATCCGCCAGCAACCCGTGCTCAAGGTTGCGCTCCGCATTGGTGACGTGCGGCTTGCCACGCAGCTGTTCACTCTCACGCAGGAAGAGCGGCTGccctcgctgcggcggagcaCCCAAGACGGCGTAGACGTGGTGCAGACCATCGAGTACGTCGCCCTCGGCGGCGTTGATGAGCAGCCGTGTGCCTtggcgaaggaggagcggGTAGAGGCGTTTTTCTTGGGTGTCGACCGCATCCCATGCAGCGAGACCGATCGAGAAACAATGAGGGTAAAGGGCCCAcgcgcgctggaggcgatcGGGTTCGTtggagaggcagaggtggAGCCGTACCTGTTGATGGGCGGCACACGGGCGCTACTGCCACTGGCGGGCGACCATGCCGGACAGCGCGGTTTCAACGCCTTGGTGGACGCGATGGCGTCCAGCCGTAAGGCAATGCTTGTGCGGCTCGTGCGCACGGCAGATGCTGCCCCGTcattgtgcgtgtgctttgcgcggacggcggcgtcatctgcggagcagcgccactTGGTGTTggctcctctccccttcgcCGACGACGTGCGAGCCCTTCACTTCTCCGAGTACCCGGAGCTGCAGTTTAGTGCGGCCGAGGAGCAGTTGATGGACGAGCTGATCGACGGCCTCTCCGTGGATGACTCGGTGCTGGCACCTGACGATACCTTCAACCCGGTCCTGCAACAGTACTACGCCACCCTGCGAGCCAAGCTGTCCGCCATGAATGTCTCAGCGGAGAAGGGCAACGCGAAGGCGACCTCGTCTGAAGCAGCGGTACCGCAACTGCTGCCCATGTTGAGGGGCACCTCCACCGACTTCTTCGCAGAGGGCAGCGAGGTGTATGAGGCTGTATCGGCGCACCGGTCCGCCCTTGCGTCTTGCGCAAGCGCGTTCCCGTACGAAGATGAAGTGGACGCGCTTTTGCCAGGAAGCAGAGACGCTGGTGGGAAGGGAAAGCCATGGTACCAAGATGTGATGACGACCTCATCACTGGTCGGCACTCAGGCCGGATCACCGCTGTCAGCATCACAGGGATCTGGTGGAGCCCCGTCCACgatcgccgctgccatccTGAGAGGCgcgaggtgcagcggagaggcggaCGAAGCGTCTgccggcagccacgccacgTCGGATGCGAACAGCATCTCCACCGCTCCACACGACAccatcagcggcggtgtCTGCTTCACGGTCACGTCCGTGGACCCAGTCGGTAGTTTCTCCATGATTGTGCACCACCCTACAGTGACGCAGGCACAGCTGAACAAGGCGAAGGACGACCTCAGCGATGTCATCTGGGAGctcctgcgcagcagcatAAAGGACGCCATCTACCGCAAGTGTATGGCCTGCATTACGGCCCTCCGCCAGTTCTGCGTGACGCAGGACGACGCTGCCTACTACAACGATTTCCTGCTCAAATTGGAGGTGGTCGCACGGCAGTGCGGGCGCGACGCCGATTTCTGGGTCCCGTACGTGGTGGAGCGGAAAGACAGCGCCAACGTGTGGCCCATCACGGCACAGGAGTGCACGTCTGCCGCCCTGCCCGACGATACCGCCGCCAAGGCTTTCCTGCAGAAGGACCGCTTCGATCCCGCCATCGTCTTCGACGACACGGCTGACGATGATGACTGGCTGACAGAGATTCAGTAG
- a CDS encoding putative PAP2 family protein — protein sequence MRHGEALAHEHRQHAAALATTAETSVTPSEPPHWKSWALTEVVYRQHDLLSKLFGISSIVPVAMMVVLVGLTSAPCRERRIPAMNLILYLILSVCLNVVLKAAVRSPRPAHPAAGIGYTTVYGMPSDHAQFMAGFSVYLLRRWAHARRHRTERRKYGHLQQRESASASAALTRTSPPYALVALLLFATLFIGVGRVYNGYHTVGQVLVGWMVGIALALACTTAHVQRGLTWVSEKALVPVMLACTFWTEAIC from the coding sequence ATGCGGCACGGTGAGGCATTGGCACATGAGCACCGACagcacgctgcagctctaGCGACCACAGCGGAAACGTCGGTCACGCCGTCAGAGCCCCCTCACTGGAAGTCGTGGGCGCTGACGGAGGTTGTCTATCGCCAGCACGACCTGCTCAGCAAGCTCTTCGGCATCTCTTCCATCGTCCCTGTAGCGATGATGGTGGTCTTGGTTGGGCTGACGAGTGCGCCGTGCCGCGAGCGTCGCATACCCGCCATGAATCTTATTCTTTACCTCATCCTGAGCGTGTGCCTGAACGTGGTGCTCAAGGCAGCCGTCCGCAGCCCCCGCCCCGCTCACCCAGCTGCAGGCATCGGCTACACCACAGTGTACGGAATGCCTAGCGATCACGCGCAGTTCATGGCGGGCTTTTCCGTTTAcctcctgcgccgctgggcacacgcgcgacGCCATCGCACGGAACGACGCAAATATGGtcatctccagcagcgggagTCCGCGTCcgcatcggcggcgctgacAAGGACCTCACCGCCGTATGCACTTGTGGCATTGCTGCTGTTCGCGACGCTTTTCATCGGCGTCGGCCGTGTCTACAATGGCTACCACACCGTTGGACAAGTGCTCGTGGGGTGGATGGTGGGGatcgcgctggcgctggcgtgtACCACCGCGCACGTACAACGCGGTCTCACGTGGGTGTCGGAGAAGGCGCTGGTGCCAGTCATGCTTGCTTGCACCTTCTGGACGGAGGCGATCTGCtga
- a CDS encoding putative endosomal integral membrane protein: MTNPHAPTPAQRTRSVMGRRKVLTCLPAATTMLRAALCVVVVVLCWASSITYGLSFPFMRDLGLAYSQGETVHVLAKSLTSHSKIVPLRWSSVFPCVAPLLQSTLPPSRRSIGEALTGDTLEDSGIRLTVLTDMKCVLICSTRLSTAERQQYEKRILGRYRAHLMLDGLPALEAPSVDSEHRRIRTGFPLGNFSRAVTMGFIDVYNHVHFIVSYYPITSTDPPAVRIVQFEVQPRSVYHTGELKGDGTCTLPAMPKPQITPMESIRFSYSVEWVVSTTPWKTRWDNYVDPDSRESKAHWYSIVNVFSLVLLQSVLLWYILVRSVRHDISSYNEEDLLGDREDSGWKLVHGDVFRPPRGAVLLSVLVGNGMQIMCMVIASLLFAVAGMLSHDSRGMLASLLVMLFVFFSSVNGLVTASLIKFLRRRSWQAIFLTSIALPGFLFVVYLTLNLIHLGSHAASTLPFISLLYLLALWLCVSVPLCFGGAVAGFSTNISVPAKTNAIPRTIPPQPWYMKGMLSYVAPGIVPLAASYVELQSIFGSVWLGVTYRMFSFLLAAFVLVLVIVMQVSIFFTYNQLSLLNYHWWWRSFFVSASYGAWLMLYCVVYYWFISVVKGFLGMVLFFGYMGLACVTVALMFGAVGFLASLVFVRILFVSVKAD; this comes from the coding sequence ATGACGAACCCACACGCACCTACTCCGGCTCAGAGAACGAGGAGCGTCATGGGACGTCGTAAGGTGCTTACTTGCTTGCCAGCCGCGACGACCATGCTGcgggcggcgctgtgcgtTGTGGTCGTTGTGCTTTGCTGGGCTTCGTCCATCACCTACGGCCTCAGCTTTCCCTTTATGCGCGATCTCGGCTTAGCCTACTCGCAGGGGGAGACTGTTCACGTTCTGGCGAAGTCCCTCACATCTCACTCGAAAATCGTGCCGCTTCGCTGGAGCAGCGTGTTTCCGTGCGTGGCGCCACTGCTCCAAAGCACGCTACCGCCATCGCGTCGCAGTATTGGTGAGGCTCTGACGGGTGACACGCTGGAGGACTCTGGCATTCGGCTGACGGTGCTGACGGACATGAAGTGTGTCCTCATCTGCTCAACGCGTCTGAGCACGGCCGAGAGGCAACAGTACGAGAAGCGCATCTTGGGCCGTTACCGGGCACACCTGATGTTGGATGGACTTCCAGCGCTAGAGGCGCCGTCGGTTGATAGCGAGCACCGTCGCATCCGAACCGGCTTTCCGCTTGGCAACTTCTCTCGGGCCGTGACAATGGGGTTTATAGATGTGTATAACCACGTTCACTTCATTGTCTCCTACTACCCCATCACCTCGACGGACCCGCCAGCGGTGCGGATTGTGCAGTTCGAGGTGCAGCCCCGCAGCGTGTATCACACCGGCGAGCTGAAGGGGGACGGCACCTGCACCCTTCCCGCCATGCCCAAACCGCAGATCACGCCCATGGAGAGCATCCGTTTCAGCTATTCCGTTGAGTGGGTGGTgtcgacgacgccgtggAAGACCCGCTGGGACAACTACGTCGATCCCGATTCGCGCGAGTCGAAGGCGCACTGGTACTCCATCGTGAACGTCTTCtcgttggtgctgctgcagtcggtGCTCCTGTGGTACATCCTCGTGCGGTCTGTGCGGCACGACATCTCATCCTATAATGAGGAAGACTTGCTGGGCGATCGCGAGGACAGCGGATGGAAGCTTGTGCACGGGGATGTGTTCCGACCGCCGCGCGGTGctgtcctcctctccgtgcTCGTCGGCAACGGCATGCAGATCATGTGCATGGTGATCGCCTCGCTGCTCTTTGCCGTGGCCGGCATGCTCTCGCACGACTCGCGCGGTATGCTGGCATCGCTGCTTGTGATGCTCTTCGTGTTCTTCTCCAGCGTCAATGGGCTTGTGACGGCAAGCCTCATTAAATTCTTGCGGCGACGCTCGTGGCAGGCAATCTTTCTGACGTCCATCGCGCTGCCGGGGTTTCTCTTCGTGGTGTACCTCACACTTAACTTGATACACCTCGGCTCCCACGCGGCAAGCACGCTGCCCTTCATCTCTCTCCTCTACCTACTggcgctgtggctgtgtgtcTCGGTACCGCTTTgcttcggcggcgctgtcgccggcTTCAGCACCAACATCTCGGTCCCAGCGAAGACCAACGCGATCCCGCGCACGATCCCGCCGCAACCGTGGTACATGAAAGGCATGCTCTCCTACGTGGCTCCCGGCATTGTGCCACTGGCGGCGTCTTACGTAGAGTTGCAGTCCATCTTCGGCAGTGTGTGGCTCGGCGTCACGTACCGCATGTTTTCCTTCCTACTGGCAGCCTttgtgctggtgctggtcATTGTTATGCAGGTGTCTATCTTCTTCACCTACAACCAGCTGAGCCTCCTCAACTACcactggtggtggcgctccTTCTTCGTGTCGGCGTCGTACGGGGCGTGGCTGATGCTGTACTGCGTCGTGTATTACTGGTTTATCTCCGTCGTGAAGGGCTTTCTCGGGATGGTCCTGTTCTTTGGGTACATGGGGCTGGCTTgtgtgacggtggcgctTATGTTTGGCGCCGTCGGCTTCCTAGCGTCCCTGGTGTTCGTCCGTATCCTGTTTGTGAGTGTCAAGGCGGATTAG